A window of Microcystis aeruginosa FD4 contains these coding sequences:
- a CDS encoding ribonucleotide-diphosphate reductase subunit beta, protein MSLHLVNSPHSMPISPIFNPAGDDAIENRSIWFGNTTNLMQLNDVRYTWAVGLYQQMRENFWIPQRLDITQDVTEYGHLTDEERSAYDGILSYLTFLDSVQTCNIPHLKGSVTAPEISLCMAEQISQEAMHNQSYQYLIETIIPSARRGEVYDFWRTDKVLRDRCEFIASLYQQYIDKQTTESYFIALVADYLLESLYFYNGFIFFYNLASRQLMSGSADVFKMINRDELSHVRLYQKLIPEAMATFSYSVEQIYEMFDTAVKHECRWTNHIVGNDILGITEYSTEQYTKYLANIRLKAIGLEPLYREEKYSKSPYTHLERFSDTKKEGHTKANFFEATVTSYVMSSGLTGWDEI, encoded by the coding sequence ATGTCCTTACATTTAGTTAATTCTCCCCATTCAATGCCCATTTCCCCGATATTCAATCCGGCGGGAGATGATGCGATCGAAAACCGTTCGATCTGGTTTGGTAACACCACCAACCTGATGCAATTAAACGATGTCCGCTACACTTGGGCGGTGGGTTTATATCAACAAATGCGTGAAAATTTCTGGATTCCGCAACGATTAGATATCACTCAAGACGTGACTGAATACGGGCATCTTACCGACGAAGAAAGATCTGCTTATGATGGTATTTTGTCCTATCTAACTTTTCTTGATTCCGTACAAACCTGTAATATTCCCCACCTAAAAGGTAGCGTCACTGCCCCAGAAATTAGTCTTTGTATGGCGGAACAAATTTCTCAAGAGGCCATGCACAATCAAAGTTATCAATACTTAATTGAAACGATTATTCCCTCCGCTCGCAGAGGCGAAGTTTATGACTTTTGGCGCACTGATAAAGTTCTCAGGGATCGCTGTGAATTTATTGCTAGTCTCTACCAGCAATATATCGACAAACAAACTACTGAAAGCTATTTTATCGCCCTTGTCGCCGATTATTTGCTGGAGAGTTTGTACTTTTACAACGGCTTTATCTTTTTCTATAATCTCGCTTCTCGACAGCTAATGTCGGGTAGTGCTGACGTTTTCAAAATGATCAACCGGGACGAATTAAGTCACGTCCGTTTGTATCAGAAACTTATTCCGGAAGCTATGGCCACTTTCTCCTATTCCGTTGAACAGATTTATGAGATGTTCGATACTGCCGTTAAACACGAATGTCGCTGGACAAATCACATTGTTGGCAACGACATTTTAGGTATTACCGAATACAGTACCGAACAGTACACCAAATACCTCGCTAATATTCGGCTGAAAGCGATCGGACTTGAGCCTTTATACAGGGAAGAAAAGTATAGCAAAAGTCCCTATACCCATCTGGAACGCTTCTCCGATACCAAAAAAGAAGGCCACACCAAAGCTAACTTTTTTGAAGCAACCGTTACCAGTTATGTTATGTCTTCTGGCTTAACTGGATGGGATGAAATTTAA
- a CDS encoding photosystem II manganese-stabilizing polypeptide — protein MRFRALLVAFLALCLGVLTACSDAPSAVLNRNELTYDEILNTGLANKCPQISEFTRGTLPLERGESYVVTDLCLEPQEYFVKGEPINKREAATFIPGKLLTRDTTSLEQMTATLTVGEDGVLTLKEEDGIDFQPITVQLPGGERVPLFFTIKGFTGKTEAGFSSINSSTDFEGDFKVPSYRGAGFLDPKGRGVVTGYDNAVALPASADSQDFQRANVKATELGKGTMSLQVTKVDASTGEFAGVFESEQPSDTDLGAKDAEEVKIRGIFYGRLEARA, from the coding sequence ATGAGATTTCGTGCCTTGTTAGTTGCCTTTTTAGCTTTGTGCTTAGGGGTGTTGACAGCTTGTAGCGACGCGCCTAGTGCCGTCCTGAATAGAAACGAGCTAACCTATGATGAAATTTTAAACACGGGATTAGCTAACAAATGTCCGCAGATTTCCGAGTTTACCCGGGGTACTCTCCCCTTAGAACGCGGCGAAAGTTATGTGGTGACAGATTTATGCTTGGAACCCCAAGAATATTTTGTCAAGGGTGAACCCATTAATAAGCGGGAAGCGGCCACCTTTATCCCGGGTAAACTCTTAACCAGAGATACCACCAGTTTAGAACAGATGACAGCGACCTTAACCGTAGGCGAAGATGGTGTTTTAACCCTCAAGGAAGAAGACGGTATTGATTTCCAACCCATTACCGTACAATTACCCGGAGGTGAAAGAGTTCCCCTCTTCTTTACGATTAAAGGTTTCACTGGCAAAACCGAGGCCGGATTTAGCTCGATTAACAGTTCCACCGATTTTGAAGGCGACTTTAAAGTTCCTTCCTATCGTGGTGCTGGTTTCTTGGATCCCAAAGGTCGGGGTGTGGTGACGGGTTATGATAATGCTGTCGCTTTACCCGCTAGTGCTGATAGTCAAGATTTCCAGCGTGCTAACGTCAAAGCGACGGAACTGGGTAAAGGTACTATGTCTTTACAGGTGACTAAAGTTGACGCTTCTACTGGCGAGTTTGCTGGTGTTTTTGAAAGTGAACAGCCTTCCGACACGGATTTAGGGGCAAAAGATGCTGAAGAAGTGAAAATTCGCGGCATTTTCTACGGTCGTCTCGAAGCTCGTGCCTAA
- a CDS encoding CsbD family protein — MGDRGRQTGDRRQKAKGKRQKAKGKRQLCSPHTPHPTPYTLHPTSPHPTPHTLFQVRRLQVTHN; from the coding sequence ATGGGAGACAGGGGACGGCAGACGGGAGACAGGAGGCAAAAGGCAAAAGGCAAAAGGCAAAAGGCAAAAGGCAAAAGGCAGCTTTGTTCTCCCCACACCCCACACCCCACACCCTACACCCTACACCCTACTTCCCCACACCCCACACCCCACACCCTCTTTCAAGTCAGGAGACTCCAAGTAACTCATAACTGA
- a CDS encoding phosphoglucomutase/phosphomannomutase family protein codes for MTTVNPIKFGTDGWRGIIAADFTFDRVALLAPLAAQVLADNYGQITGSRTMIVGYDRRFMAEDFAQTAAESLQKAGFDVLLSQSYAPTPAFSWAARSENALGAIVLTASHNPAKYLGLKVKGYFGGSVSPEITEQIEALLSNPPQFNANTGKLSTFEPWSSYCQGLRQKVNIAAIANAIESGQLKVYADVMHGAAATGLERLLGVEITELRRNRDPLFGGGSPEPLPRNLREIIDKLAHSANLAPLRVGLVFDGDSDRVAAIDGRGNFLSTQNLIPILIEHLAGKKGMRGEIVKTVSGSDLIPKLASLYGLSVFETPIGYKYIADRMLTTPVLIGGEESGGVGYGTHIPERDALLSALYVLEAVVESGQDLSDLYAQLQDKTGFHSQYDRIDLPLANMEARDQLITALDNDPLREIAGKQVTDCNTMDGYKFRLEDGSWLLIRFSGTEPVLRLYCESSTLDRVDEILAWAKSWATYI; via the coding sequence ATGACCACCGTGAACCCGATTAAATTTGGAACCGATGGCTGGCGCGGGATTATCGCCGCCGATTTTACTTTCGATCGAGTCGCTCTGCTCGCTCCCTTGGCGGCTCAAGTTTTGGCGGATAATTATGGTCAGATCACCGGTTCGCGGACGATGATCGTCGGCTATGATCGGCGGTTTATGGCGGAGGATTTTGCTCAAACTGCGGCGGAATCACTTCAAAAAGCCGGTTTTGATGTGCTTCTCTCCCAATCCTACGCTCCCACTCCCGCTTTTAGTTGGGCAGCTCGCTCAGAAAATGCTCTCGGTGCGATCGTGTTAACCGCCAGTCATAACCCAGCCAAATATCTCGGTTTGAAGGTAAAAGGTTATTTTGGTGGTTCTGTCTCGCCGGAAATTACCGAACAAATTGAAGCTTTATTGTCTAATCCGCCGCAATTTAACGCAAATACAGGTAAATTAAGCACTTTTGAGCCATGGTCAAGTTATTGTCAGGGTTTACGCCAAAAAGTTAATATTGCCGCTATTGCCAACGCGATCGAATCGGGACAACTAAAAGTTTATGCCGATGTCATGCACGGTGCGGCGGCTACGGGTTTAGAGCGTCTTTTGGGGGTGGAGATCACGGAATTACGCCGCAATCGCGATCCTTTGTTCGGTGGCGGCTCTCCGGAACCTTTACCGAGAAATTTGAGGGAAATCATCGATAAACTGGCTCACAGCGCAAATTTAGCCCCTTTGCGAGTAGGTTTGGTCTTCGATGGGGATAGCGATCGAGTAGCGGCGATCGATGGTCGGGGGAATTTTTTAAGCACCCAAAATCTCATCCCGATTTTAATCGAGCATTTAGCTGGCAAAAAGGGAATGAGAGGGGAAATCGTTAAAACGGTGAGCGGTTCCGATTTAATCCCCAAATTAGCCAGTTTATACGGTTTATCGGTCTTTGAAACCCCGATCGGTTACAAGTATATCGCCGATCGAATGTTGACCACTCCTGTGTTAATTGGTGGGGAAGAGTCGGGAGGTGTCGGTTATGGTACTCACATTCCCGAACGGGATGCTTTATTATCAGCTTTATACGTTTTGGAAGCAGTGGTGGAATCGGGCCAAGATTTAAGCGATCTTTACGCGCAATTACAGGATAAAACTGGTTTTCATTCTCAGTATGATCGCATTGATTTACCCCTAGCTAATATGGAAGCTCGCGATCAGTTAATTACTGCTTTGGATAACGATCCCTTAAGGGAAATTGCCGGTAAACAAGTCACTGATTGTAATACTATGGACGGCTATAAATTCCGTTTAGAAGATGGCAGTTGGTTGTTAATTCGCTTTAGTGGCACAGAACCAGTTTTGCGTCTCTACTGTGAATCTTCAACCCTCGATCGAGTTGATGAAATTCTCGCATGGGCAAAATCTTGGGCTACCTATATCTAG
- a CDS encoding IS607 family transposase, whose amino-acid sequence MDKLITIREASDLLGVSIKTLRRWEKQGKISPIPTYGGHRRFRREDLLQSGQETASIIGYARVNRPEQKPQLDTQIKVLEDFCHQQGQPFKILTDIGNGVSHNHPGFMRLVEMICGREVKCLVLNHAESVSRFCHDFIFGLCSLFKIQVILLNQPQESIAAEDLVDDLQALVTICYNHPYLLHNPAHQQLLEQLGAFKDVHLA is encoded by the coding sequence ATGGATAAACTCATCACTATTCGGGAAGCCTCGGATTTGCTCGGAGTTAGCATCAAAACCCTTCGGCGCTGGGAAAAACAGGGTAAAATTTCCCCAATTCCTACCTACGGCGGTCATCGCCGATTTCGACGGGAAGACCTCTTACAATCTGGACAAGAAACTGCATCTATTATTGGCTATGCTCGTGTTAATCGACCTGAACAAAAACCCCAATTAGACACCCAGATAAAAGTGTTAGAAGACTTTTGTCATCAACAGGGTCAACCCTTTAAAATTCTCACCGATATCGGCAACGGAGTCAGCCACAATCACCCTGGTTTTATGCGTCTAGTGGAGATGATTTGTGGCCGCGAGGTGAAATGTCTAGTTTTAAACCATGCGGAAAGTGTGAGTCGCTTTTGTCATGATTTTATCTTCGGTTTGTGCAGTCTCTTCAAAATCCAAGTTATTCTCCTCAATCAACCCCAGGAATCCATTGCAGCTGAGGATTTAGTGGATGATCTGCAAGCCCTCGTCACCATCTGTTACAATCATCCCTACCTACTACATAACCCGGCTCATCAGCAATTACTAGAACAGCTAGGGGCGTTTAAGGATGTCCATCTGGCTTAA
- a CDS encoding PEP-CTERM sorting domain-containing protein — protein MMTTNKLTKTFASGSLAIGVLAGAVLTATSASAASMMLTWGEWTGTPTTPGTPLQVGDKIVTYVSGSTVADPLDDVELMEMGDHYYFIYDATTMASPNANMSDGSFTYTIEVIGSPDYIVGVDLDSDVSSNYGTVTETFAEIPGLFLVSNNGSQVPGSGFIGIDPIKKLTVTNTLTDPMSPDEGLFQFQNSFHQTTVPEPGTILGLLAVGGLGLVSRFKKQK, from the coding sequence ATGATGACAACCAACAAATTAACCAAAACTTTTGCTTCTGGCTCCCTAGCCATCGGGGTTCTCGCCGGCGCGGTGCTTACCGCTACCAGTGCGAGTGCCGCCAGCATGATGTTAACTTGGGGGGAATGGACGGGAACCCCAACTACTCCCGGTACTCCTCTTCAAGTCGGCGACAAAATAGTTACGTACGTCTCGGGCTCCACTGTAGCCGATCCGCTGGATGATGTTGAGCTGATGGAGATGGGCGATCATTATTATTTCATATACGATGCCACGACTATGGCTTCCCCTAATGCCAATATGAGTGATGGGTCTTTCACATATACAATCGAGGTCATTGGCTCCCCCGATTATATTGTCGGGGTTGACCTAGATTCAGACGTATCATCCAACTACGGGACTGTAACCGAGACATTTGCTGAGATACCTGGGCTCTTCTTAGTTTCAAATAACGGCTCACAGGTCCCTGGTAGCGGTTTCATCGGTATTGACCCCATCAAAAAGTTGACCGTCACAAATACCCTAACTGATCCTATGAGCCCCGATGAAGGTCTATTCCAATTCCAAAATTCTTTCCACCAAACAACCGTTCCCGAACCGGGTACTATCCTCGGACTTCTGGCAGTGGGTGGTTTAGGATTGGTTTCCCGCTTCAAGAAACAAAAATAA
- a CDS encoding transposase produces MTELHHALKTSADYQALPAKVSQLVLKQVAKTFKSFQKAQEQFKKSPNKLTGEPKLPRYKDKKKGRNV; encoded by the coding sequence ATGACTGAGTTACACCATGCTTTGAAAACAAGCGCAGATTATCAAGCGTTACCAGCTAAAGTAAGCCAGTTAGTATTAAAACAAGTAGCAAAAACCTTTAAATCCTTTCAAAAAGCACAAGAACAATTCAAAAAATCGCCCAATAAATTGACAGGAGAGCCGAAATTACCCCGCTATAAAGATAAGAAAAAAGGTAGAAACGTTTAG
- a CDS encoding Uma2 family endonuclease: MTQPLTPPVIDWEEPPIPPEDLIFDDGEPLETHRHRKAMNVLIDSIEQAYQDREDFFVGGNMFIYFSRERVFNKDFRGPDFFVVLDIDGSYKRPGWVVWNENGRYPDVIVELMSESTAKIDLTTKKNLYERTFRCSQYFVYNPFDATSLQGWTLDQNQCYQEIIPDQRGWLWCQRLGLWLGVWMGSIQREEAPWLRFYDLDGNLILLPAELAEIERQNAEIERQRAQAAYQQAESERQRAERLAAQLRQLGINPDETP; this comes from the coding sequence ATGACTCAACCCCTCACTCCTCCAGTTATCGATTGGGAAGAACCACCCATTCCCCCAGAAGACTTGATTTTTGATGATGGAGAACCTTTGGAAACGCACCGTCACCGCAAGGCTATGAATGTCTTAATCGATTCTATCGAACAAGCCTATCAGGATCGAGAAGACTTTTTTGTTGGCGGTAATATGTTTATTTACTTTAGCCGTGAGCGGGTTTTTAATAAAGATTTTCGTGGCCCCGATTTTTTCGTTGTCCTCGATATCGATGGTAGTTATAAACGACCAGGATGGGTGGTTTGGAACGAAAACGGACGTTATCCCGATGTGATCGTGGAATTAATGTCAGAAAGCACCGCAAAAATCGATTTAACTACCAAAAAAAACCTCTATGAGCGGACTTTTCGCTGTTCCCAATACTTCGTTTATAATCCCTTTGATGCCACTTCCCTGCAAGGTTGGACTTTAGACCAAAATCAGTGCTATCAAGAAATTATTCCCGACCAGCGCGGTTGGTTATGGTGTCAACGTTTGGGATTATGGTTAGGAGTCTGGATGGGCAGCATCCAACGAGAAGAAGCCCCTTGGCTACGTTTTTATGACCTAGACGGCAATTTAATTCTCCTACCTGCGGAATTAGCCGAAATAGAACGTCAGAATGCTGAAATCGAACGTCAACGCGCCCAGGCAGCCTATCAACAGGCTGAAAGCGAACGTCAACGAGCGGAACGTTTAGCGGCGCAATTACGGCAATTAGGCATAAATCCCGATGAAACCCCGTAA
- the ahr gene encoding NADPH-dependent aldehyde reductase Ahr, translating to MIRAYAAREKGGKLEPFDYDPGILADEDVEIAVEYCGICHSDLSMLDNDWGLTTYPFVPGHEVVGTIAALGAKVKELKIGQRVGLGWFSRSCSTCETCMSGDQNLCATAEGTIVGRHGGFAERVRAHHSWLVPLPEQLDAAKAGPLFCGGITVFNPIVQFDIKPTARVGVIGIGGLGHIALKFLKAWGCEVTAFSSSPDKETEAKELGATHFINSRDPEALQSVQNYFDFIISTVNVNLDWGLYIACLRPKGRLHIVGAVLEPMATYAFPLIMGQKSISGSPLGSPSTISKMIEFASRHDIEPVTETYPISRVNEAMEKLRTGQPKYRLVLQIK from the coding sequence ATGATTAGAGCCTATGCTGCCCGAGAAAAAGGGGGAAAACTAGAGCCTTTTGACTACGATCCGGGTATATTAGCGGATGAAGATGTAGAAATCGCGGTGGAATATTGCGGCATCTGCCACAGTGACCTAAGTATGCTCGATAACGATTGGGGACTGACCACCTATCCCTTTGTCCCCGGTCATGAAGTGGTCGGTACGATCGCCGCTCTTGGTGCTAAAGTCAAAGAATTAAAGATAGGGCAAAGAGTCGGTCTTGGTTGGTTTTCCCGTTCCTGTTCCACCTGTGAAACTTGTATGTCGGGGGATCAAAACCTTTGTGCCACTGCCGAAGGAACTATCGTCGGTCGCCATGGCGGTTTTGCCGAAAGAGTCCGGGCCCATCATAGTTGGTTAGTTCCCTTACCGGAGCAGTTGGATGCGGCCAAAGCTGGCCCGCTTTTTTGTGGTGGTATTACCGTCTTTAATCCGATTGTGCAATTTGATATTAAACCCACGGCCCGAGTTGGTGTCATTGGTATTGGTGGATTGGGCCATATAGCCTTAAAATTCCTCAAAGCTTGGGGCTGCGAAGTAACCGCTTTTTCTAGTAGTCCTGACAAAGAAACAGAAGCAAAAGAACTAGGTGCGACTCATTTTATCAATTCCAGAGACCCCGAAGCCTTGCAATCGGTACAAAATTACTTTGATTTCATTATCTCTACCGTTAACGTTAATCTCGATTGGGGTCTTTATATCGCCTGTTTACGTCCCAAAGGTCGTCTGCATATTGTTGGGGCTGTTCTTGAACCCATGGCTACCTATGCTTTTCCCTTGATTATGGGTCAAAAATCGATTTCTGGCAGTCCTTTGGGTAGTCCCAGTACCATCAGTAAAATGATCGAATTTGCCTCCCGCCATGACATTGAACCGGTGACAGAAACCTATCCTATCTCCCGGGTGAATGAAGCTATGGAAAAATTGAGAACCGGACAACCTAAATATCGCCTCGTCTTACAAATAAAATAA
- the dnaJ gene encoding molecular chaperone DnaJ, translated as MPTDYYEILGVSRDAGKEDIKRAYRRLARKYHPDVNKEPGAEEHFKEINRAYEILSEPETRNRYDRFGEAGVSGGAAGFDADNMGGFADIFETIFSGFGGMGGQATARRRTGPTRGEDLRLDFRLKFREAVFGGEKEIRIRHLETCQTCKGSGARPGTSSRTCTTCNGAGQVRRATRTPFGTFAQVSVCPTCDGAGEVIEEKCDVCGGSGRRQETKKLKITIPAGVDNGMKLRVAREGDAGLKGGPPGDLFVYLTVENDGEFQREGNDIKSDITISYIQAILGCTIKVNTVDGQEDLTIPAGTQPNTVLILENKGVPKLGNPVSRGDHRITVKISIPTRVTGEERDLLEKLAKVGGETVGKGGIEGFLGNIFHK; from the coding sequence ATGCCCACTGATTACTACGAAATTCTAGGTGTCTCGCGAGATGCCGGCAAAGAGGACATCAAACGCGCCTATCGTCGTCTCGCCCGAAAATACCATCCCGATGTTAACAAAGAACCAGGAGCCGAGGAACACTTCAAAGAAATTAACCGCGCCTACGAAATTCTCTCGGAACCAGAAACCCGCAATCGTTATGACCGCTTTGGTGAAGCTGGGGTTTCTGGGGGCGCTGCTGGTTTTGATGCCGACAATATGGGCGGTTTCGCCGATATCTTTGAGACAATCTTTAGTGGTTTCGGGGGCATGGGCGGCCAAGCAACCGCCCGCCGACGCACAGGCCCTACCCGGGGCGAGGATCTACGTCTCGATTTTAGACTAAAATTCCGCGAGGCGGTCTTTGGCGGCGAAAAGGAAATCCGCATCCGTCATCTGGAAACCTGTCAAACCTGTAAAGGCAGTGGGGCCAGACCGGGGACCAGTTCCCGTACTTGTACTACTTGCAATGGTGCTGGCCAGGTGCGTCGCGCCACCCGTACTCCCTTCGGGACTTTTGCTCAGGTTTCAGTCTGTCCCACCTGTGACGGTGCTGGAGAGGTGATCGAGGAAAAATGCGACGTTTGCGGCGGTTCCGGACGCAGACAGGAAACCAAAAAACTGAAAATTACCATCCCAGCCGGGGTTGACAACGGCATGAAATTGCGCGTTGCCCGGGAAGGAGACGCAGGACTTAAAGGCGGGCCGCCAGGGGATTTATTCGTTTATCTAACCGTGGAAAACGATGGGGAATTTCAACGGGAAGGCAATGATATTAAATCGGATATCACGATTAGCTATATCCAAGCGATTTTAGGATGTACCATTAAAGTTAATACTGTAGATGGCCAAGAAGACCTGACTATCCCTGCTGGTACTCAACCGAACACCGTACTGATTTTAGAAAATAAAGGGGTTCCCAAATTAGGCAATCCCGTCAGCCGCGGTGATCATCGTATTACCGTTAAAATCTCGATTCCTACCCGTGTCACCGGAGAAGAACGGGATTTACTGGAAAAATTAGCAAAAGTTGGCGGGGAAACCGTGGGGAAAGGCGGAATCGAGGGATTTTTAGGTAATATCTTCCATAAATAG
- a CDS encoding sulfurtransferase TusA family protein yields MTLDLRGTPCPINFVRTKLQLEKMPARERLEVWLDAGEPIEQVPTSLTVEGYQIESIEDRDSFFVLKVYRPDS; encoded by the coding sequence ATGACTTTAGACCTGCGCGGCACTCCCTGCCCAATTAATTTTGTCCGCACAAAATTACAATTAGAGAAAATGCCCGCCAGAGAACGGTTGGAAGTCTGGTTAGATGCCGGGGAACCGATCGAACAGGTTCCCACTAGCCTGACAGTGGAGGGTTATCAGATAGAATCGATCGAAGACCGAGATAGCTTTTTTGTTCTCAAAGTCTATCGCCCCGATTCCTAA
- the rsgA gene encoding small ribosomal subunit biogenesis GTPase RsgA has translation MLDAQLTDLYGTVVAVQANFYQVRLDSVVMGENLLCTRRARLQKIGQSVMVGDRVRVEEANFDDRQGAIAEVLPRSTEIDRPAVANIEQILLVFALAEPVLDPWLISRFLVKAESTGLEIAVCVNKIDLGEPEQIEFWGDRLASWGYQPFFVSVEKNRGFEALLAQLNHKITLLAGPSGVGKSSLINCLIPEINQRVGDVSGKLQKGRHTTRHVELFALPNRGLLADSPGFNQPDIKCLPEQLTFYFPEVRQRLALGNCQFNDCTHRREPNCVVRGDWERYQHYLEFLAAAIAREQTSQKTSTKESSLKLKIKEAGQETYEPKLANKKYRRPSRRGKNQGQERYENKTLQDIYNDDSE, from the coding sequence ATGCTAGATGCACAATTAACCGATTTATACGGCACAGTGGTGGCTGTACAGGCGAATTTCTATCAGGTACGCTTGGATTCTGTCGTTATGGGCGAGAATCTTCTCTGTACCCGTCGCGCTCGCTTGCAAAAAATCGGTCAATCGGTGATGGTTGGTGATCGGGTGCGTGTGGAGGAGGCCAATTTTGATGATCGGCAGGGCGCGATCGCAGAAGTCCTCCCCCGCAGTACCGAGATTGATCGGCCGGCCGTTGCTAATATCGAGCAGATTTTGCTAGTTTTTGCCCTTGCTGAACCCGTCCTCGATCCTTGGCTGATCAGTCGTTTTTTGGTGAAAGCTGAGTCCACAGGCTTAGAAATTGCCGTCTGTGTCAATAAAATTGATCTGGGGGAACCCGAACAAATAGAGTTCTGGGGCGATCGCCTAGCTAGTTGGGGATACCAGCCTTTTTTTGTCAGTGTGGAGAAAAATCGGGGATTTGAGGCTTTATTGGCACAATTAAACCATAAAATCACTCTCTTGGCCGGTCCATCGGGGGTGGGAAAATCGAGTTTAATTAATTGCTTAATTCCTGAGATTAATCAACGGGTGGGGGATGTGTCGGGAAAACTGCAAAAAGGTCGTCACACTACCCGTCATGTGGAGTTATTTGCTTTACCAAATCGGGGTTTATTGGCCGATAGTCCAGGGTTTAACCAACCGGATATTAAGTGTTTACCGGAACAATTAACTTTTTATTTTCCGGAAGTGAGACAGCGTTTAGCTTTAGGAAATTGTCAATTTAATGATTGTACTCACCGTCGGGAACCTAACTGTGTGGTGAGAGGAGATTGGGAACGTTACCAACATTATTTAGAGTTTTTAGCAGCAGCGATCGCACGAGAGCAGACATCACAGAAAACTAGCACAAAAGAGTCAAGTTTAAAGTTAAAAATTAAGGAAGCAGGTCAAGAAACCTACGAACCGAAATTGGCTAATAAAAAATATCGTCGTCCTTCTCGTCGCGGCAAAAATCAAGGTCAGGAACGCTACGAAAATAAAACTCTCCAAGATATTTATAATGATGATTCTGAATAG
- a CDS encoding Crp/Fnr family transcriptional regulator — MEEKRYPAEKSAEIQKLLDTAILFVGLPPEALDRVTSHVVTRTHPANQAILLENDWGGSVYFILDGWVKICTHNAEGKEVTLNIVGKGEIVGEMAALDESPRSTDAITLTTATISSIPAQDFVNLLKSEPLAGIRLSQLMAKRLRQLNRRLRLREANSLSRVADTLLFLAEGQGQKSGQGTIIPNLPHRELSGMSGLARETVTRALTKLQKKGLIQRQQESLCIPDLAALEKAIT, encoded by the coding sequence ATGGAAGAAAAACGCTATCCTGCCGAAAAATCAGCAGAGATTCAAAAATTATTGGATACCGCCATTTTATTTGTCGGTTTACCCCCTGAAGCCCTCGATCGAGTTACTTCTCATGTTGTCACCCGCACTCATCCTGCTAATCAGGCGATTTTATTAGAAAATGATTGGGGTGGTTCGGTTTACTTTATTCTCGATGGTTGGGTGAAAATTTGTACTCACAATGCGGAGGGCAAAGAAGTCACCTTAAATATCGTCGGTAAAGGGGAAATAGTCGGAGAAATGGCCGCTTTAGACGAATCTCCCCGCTCCACCGATGCTATCACCTTAACCACGGCCACAATTAGCAGTATTCCCGCCCAAGATTTTGTTAATCTGCTCAAATCGGAACCTTTAGCGGGAATTCGTCTTTCTCAGTTAATGGCCAAGCGTTTGCGTCAACTTAACCGGCGTTTACGTTTACGGGAGGCCAATAGTCTCTCGCGAGTCGCCGATACTTTACTCTTTTTAGCCGAAGGTCAAGGACAAAAAAGCGGCCAGGGTACGATAATTCCCAATTTACCTCACCGGGAATTGAGTGGTATGAGTGGCCTGGCCCGGGAAACCGTAACCCGAGCTCTGACCAAATTGCAGAAAAAAGGCCTGATTCAACGACAGCAGGAATCTCTCTGTATTCCCGATCTGGCCGCTTTAGAAAAAGCGATCACCTAA